In the genome of Streptomyces fagopyri, the window CGGCTGAGTTGTAAGGCGGTCCGAGAAGGCCATGGTCAGTACCGAGTACGAACGCAGGATTGCCGCCCGTTTCGCGGGCTTCGACCAGGACGGCAACGGCTACATCGACCGGGAGGACTTCAACGCGGCGGCGAAGTCCGTCCTTGCCGAGTTCGGTACGGCGGCCCGGTCCGACAAGGGCCAGGCCCTGTACGTGGGCGCGGAGGCGTTCTGGCAGGGCATGGCGGGCATAGCGGACCGCGACGGGGACCAGCGCATCAACCGGGACGAGTTCGTGAACGGCGCCGTGAAGCGGCTGCGGGACAACCCCGACCGGTTCGGGGAGATCGCCCGCCCCTTCCTGCACGCGGCCCTCGCCGTCGCGGACACCGACGGGGACGGAGCGGCCACGGTCGAGGACGCCGAGCGCGTGCTCAGGGCCCTGGGCGTGAGCGACGAGATCGCCGCCCTGGCGGCCGGGGCCCTCGACACGGACGCCGACGGCCGGATCGGCGAGTCGGAGGTCGTGACCGCGTTCGCCCGCTACTTCACGGTGCCGGAGTAGCCTCCGCGGACCCGGCCGGCCCCGAGAACCGCTCCCGGAGCCGGTACTTCAGTACCTTGCGCAGCGTCTCGTTGCGCGGAAGGGCCTCCACCACCTCCAGCTGCTCCGGCAGTTTGTGCACGGAGAGCCCTTCCGCGCGCAGGTACGCGACCGCGGCCGCGAGCGTCAGCGCAGCCGCCCCGGCCGGCTGTTCGACCACCGCGCAGACCCGTTCCCCGCGGTCGGCGTCCGGCAGCCCGATCACCGCGACGTCACCGACGGCCGGGTGCCGGTGCAGCAGATCCTCGATCTCCTTCGCCGAGATGTTCTCGCCCTTGCGGATGATGACGTCCTTCAGGCGCCCGGTCAGGACGAGGTGCCCGCTGTCCGTCAGGTGTCCCACGTCACCCGTGATCAGGAACCCGTCCGCGTCGAAGGCCTCGGCGGTCTGCGCCGGATCGAGGTATCCCTGGCAGACGGCCTCCCCGCGCAGCCGTACCTCCCCGTCCACGATTTTTATCTCCATGCCCTCCGGAGGCCGGCCCTCCGTCGTCGCCAGGTTCTCGGCGGTGTCGTCCGGCGCCCCCATGGTGATCATCGGGACCTCGGTCATCCCGTACCCGTGGGTGAGCTGCACGCCCATCTCCCGCACGACACGGTGGTAGACCTCGGGCGGCTTGGGCGCTCCGCCGCCCGCGAGCAGCCGCAGCGTGGGGATCACCGGCCGTCCCGGCCGCTTGCGCTGCTCGGCGAGGAACATCGAGTAGAAGGCCGTCGAACCGCCCGCCACCGTCACCCCGTGCGCGCGGTAGTCCTCCAGCGCGGCGGGCAGCGCGAAGTGCTCGAACATCACCGCGGGGAATCCGTACAGGAGCAGCATCACGGTGTAGTCGGGCCCGGCGATGTGCGCGTACGGGAAGGCCATCGAACCCACGTCGCCGGCCGACAGCCGCAGCGCGTGCGCCAGGCAGGAGCCGCCCGCGATCAGTGAGCGGTCCGTGTGCAGGACGCCCTTGGGGTCGGAGGTCGTGCCCGAGGTCCAGTAGATCCAGCGCACGGAGGTGCCGTCGGCCGGCGGGGGCGGGAGGACGCCGGGGTCACCGTCCGGCAGTACGCCGTACGCCTCGAAGACGCCCTTCGCGCCGAGCCGCCGTGCCATCGCCGTGTGGTCGAAGTCCCGCCACTCGCCCGGTACGGCGAAGTACTCGGCCCTGGACTCCCGCAGCGCGAAACCGACCTCGCGGTCGCGGTAGAAGGGGATCACGGGGGACTGGACGGCGCCCAGCCGCGCCAGCGCGAAGGACAGCACGGCGGTCTCGATGCGAGTGGGCAGCTGCCAGGCGACCACCGTGCCGGGGCGTACGCCCCTGTCGTACAGGCCCGCCGCCACCCGCTCGGCCCGCTCCCGCAGGGCGCCGAAGCTCAGGGAGCGGTCGCCCTGGAGGAGGACGGGCCGGTCGGGGGTGAGGTCGGCGCGGCGGTCGACCAGTTCCCAGAGGGTGCGCGAGGCGCCCAGAGCGTGTGCGGTGTCGTTCACGACGGCCCCCTGTAGCTGACGGATTGTCAGATTCAAGCGGGAGCGTAGGCCGCACCGCCTTGTCGGTCCATAGGCGCGGAGCTAGCCTGCTATCTGACGGGTCATCAGATAGGTATGCCAGGCGGAGGCCACTCATGACGGAACTGCCGCGGATCGTCAGCGTCGACGACCACGTGATCGAGCCCGCGCACCTCTTCGAGACCTGGCTGCCCGCGAAGTACCGCGACCGCGGGCCCAAGCCCCTCACGGCCGGCATCGGCGAGCTCGCCTACGTCGGCGGCAAGTACCGCATCACGATGGACCCGGACGGCCCGCCCACCGACTGGTGGATCTACGAGGACCTCAAGTTCCCGTACAAGCGCAACATCGCCGCCGTCGGCTTCGACCGCGACGAGATGACCCTGGAGGGCATCACCCGCGCGGAGATGCGGCCCGGCTGCTGGGACCCCGCCGAGCGCCTCAAGGACATGGACCTCAACCACGTCGAGGCCAGCCTCTGCTTCCCGACCTTCCCGCGCTTCTGCGGCCAGACCTTCGCCGAGGCGCACGACAAGGAGGTGGCCCTGGCCTGCGTACGCGCCTACAACGACTGGATGGTCGAGGAGTGGTGCGGTGACAGCGGCGGCCGGCTGATCCCGCTCTGCCTCATCCCGCTGTGGGACATCGACCTGGCCGTCGTGGAGATCCGGCGCAACGCGGCCCGCGGCGTGCGCGCGGTGACCTTCTCCGAGATCCCCACCCACCTGGGCCTGCCCTCCATCCACTCCGGCCACTGGGACCCGTTCTTCGCGATCTGCCAGGAGACCGGCACGGTCGTGAACATGCACATCGGGAGCAGCAGCCAGATGCCCGCGGCCTCCCCGGACGCGCCTCCCGCCGTCCAGGCGTCGCTGTCCTTCAACAACGCGATGGCCTCGATGATGGACTTCCTCTTCAGCGGCGTCCTGGTGAAGTTCCCGCGCCTCAAACTCGCCTACTCCGAGGGACAGATGGGCTGGATCCCGTACGCCCTGGAGCGCGCCGACGACGTCTGGGAGGAACACCGCGCCTGGGGCGGCGTCAAGGACCTCGTCCCCGAGCCCCCGTCGACGTACTACTACCGCCAGATCTTCTGCTGCTTCTTCCGCGACAAGCACGGCGTCGCGTCCCTGGACGTCGTGGGCCGCGACAACGCCACCTTCGAGACCGACTACCCGCACGTCGACTCGACCTTCCCGCACACCAAGGAGGTCGCCCTCGACCATGTGAAGGGCCTCGACGACGAGACGGTCCACAAGCTGATGCGCGGCAACGCGATCCGCATGCTGGACCTGGACCTCGACAGGTAGCCGGCCCGTGGACCTCACGTACACGGCCGAGGAGGAGGAGTTCCGGGCCGGGCTGCGCGAGTGGCTCGCCAAGGCGCTCCCGGCGCTGCCCCCGAAACCCTCCCCGGACGACTGGCCAGGCCGCCGCGCCTACGACCTCGGGTGGCAGCGGACCCTGTACGACGCCGGGTACGCCGGACTGCACTGGCCCCTCGACGCCGGAGGCCGGGGCGCGACGCCGGTCCAGCACCTCATCTACCTGGAGGAGACCGAGAAGGCGGGCGCCCCCTACGTGGGGGCCAATTTCGTCGGGCTGCTGCACGCCGGACCGACGATCGCCGCCGAAGGGACCGCCGGGCAGCGGGCGCGCTGGCTGCCGCCGGTGCTGCGCGGCGAGGAGGTCTGGTGCCAGGGGTTCAGCGAACCGGACGCGGGCTCGGACCTCGCGGCGCTGCGCACGCGCGCGTGGCGGGACGGCGACGACTACGTGGTGAGCGGGTCCAAGATCTGGACGTCCCACGCCGAGGTCGCCGACTGGTGCGAGCTGCTGGTGCGCACCGACCCGGCCGCGCCGAAACACCGCGGCATCTCCTGGCTCGCGATGCCCATGGACGCTCCCGGGATCACCGTCCGTCCGCTGCGCACGCTCGCCGGGCCGGCCGAGTTCGCCGAGGTCTTCCTCGACGAGGTGCGGATACCGGTCGCCCACCGCGTCGGCGCCGAGAACGACGGCTGGCGCGTGACGATGGTGACGTTGTCGTACGAACGCGGGACCGCCTTCGTCGGCGAGGTCGTGGCGTGCCGGCGGGTCCTGGGCGAACTCGCCCACGCGGCGCGCGGCAACGGGCGCTGGGACGATCCCGTGCTGCGACGGTGGCTGGGCAGGCTCAACGCCGAGTTCCGCGCGCTGTGGCGGCTCACCCAGTGGAACGTGAGCGAGGCCGGGCGGACGGGCGGAGTGCCGGGCGTCGGCGGCTCGGTCTTCAAGCTGCGGTACTCGCACGCGCGCCAGGAGCTGTACGACGCCGCCGCCGAGGTCCTCGGCCCCGAGGCGCTGGACCTGGACCGGGAGTGGACCCGCGACCGCCTGATGTCCCTCTCGTACACCATCGCGGCCGGCACCTCGCAGATCCAGCGCAACATCGTCGCCGAACGCATCCTGGGTCTGCCGAAAGGGCGGTGAGCTCACCCCGTGGACTTCCAACTCACCGAGGACCAACGCGCCTTGCGGGACGGCGTACGGGCGCTGCTGGCGGGCCGTTTCGGGCCGGAGCCACTGCGGGCGGCGGTGGCCCGCGGCGGCCGGGGTCTCGACCGGGCGCTGTGGCGCGAGCTGGGCGAGGCGGGCTTCTTCTCGCTGCGGCTGCCGGAGGCGGACGGCGGCGCCGGACTCGGACTGCCCGAGGCGGTACTGGCGTTCGAGGAGGCGGGCCGCGTGCTGCTCCCGGGCCCCCTGGTCGCGACGCATCTCGCGGCCGGTGAGGTGCCCGGGGCGGCGACCGGCGAGACCGTGGTCACCGCCGTGTACGGCGGGCTGGTGGAATGGCTGGACGAGTCCGACGCCGTACGGGACGGCGCCTGGGGCCCTGCCGCGGGCGGCGCGGCGGATGCCGTACCGCTCACCTCCGTGGACCCGCTGACACCGCTGCACCGAGTGCCCGGGAACCTCCCCACCGGCCCCACCGGCCGAGCAGGTCCCGCCGGCCGAGCAGGTCCCGTCGGTTCCCCCGCCCCCACCGGCCCTCCCCGCCCCCCGGATCCCCTCGTCACGCTCCTCACCGCCGCCGAGCAGCTCGGCAACGCCGCCCGGACCTGTGAGACGGCGGTGCAACACGCCCGGACCCGTGAGCAGTTCGGGCAGCCGATCGGGGCCTTCCAGGCGGTCAAACACCTGTGCGCGCAGATGCTGGTGCGGGTGGAGCTGGCCCGGGCCGCGGTCTACGCGGCCGCCGTGACCGCGGACCCCATGGACATCGCGGCGGCCCGGCTGCTCGCCGACGACGCCGCCGTGCGCGGCGCCCGTGACTGCCTCCAGGTGCACGGCGGTATGGGCTTCACCTGGGAGTCCGACGTCCATCTGTATCTCAAGCGGGCATGGGTGCGGACCCGGCGAGGCGGGACTGTCACGGAGAGTGAGGAGCTGTTGGCGGCCGATCTGCTGGCCGGAGCGGGCCGGTGAGGCCCTGTCCAGGCAGGCTCCGGGACGGGCCGCGCCGAATGTCACGGATCGTGGCATTTCGGCATCACGGAGCGTCGATATCGGGTTGTGTCCTTTGCGTGACTTGTCACGGCCTGGAGTCGGCGTCGGGCTCGGGTACCTTGTGTGGGATGCGAGTGGTTCCGAGACTGAGCCATCCCGGTGTTGCCCCTGAGGCCGCGCCGGATCCGGCGATGCTCGCCGTTCGTGAGGCGGTCCGGGACCCCGTGACCGTCTGTTCGACTCCCCGTGGCGAGCGTCGCACAGTATCCCGCAGGCGTACTCCTTCGCGCTGGAATATGCCCGAAGCGCTTGTTGGGGTGACTGTACGTCAACCATGCTGTCTCTCAAGGGAATCACGTTCTGTGATTCTGGTTCTGGTCATGCGGGTCATGGCCACGATCGTGGCCCTCGTGAGGCGCGAGGCGATGTGTCCGCCGGTTCGGATGGTGTGAGCGGTGCAGGTGCTTCAAGTGCAGCTGGAGATCCGGCCCGACCCCGCGGAGGTGGGGCGAGCCCGGAGATGGGCCCGGTCGCGGCTCGCCGGATCAGGCATAGAGACCGACGAGCCGCTCGCCGAGACACTGATCCTGCTCGTCTCCGAGCTCGTCACCAACGCCGTGGTGCACACCGGGTGTCCGGCCGTCCTGCGGCTGTCCCTGCCGGGTGTCCCCGGTGAGTCGCTGGGCACGGTCCGCCTGGAGGTGGCCGACTCCAGCGACTGCCCCCCGCGGCCCCGGCACGCCGAGGGCGACGAGACCAACGGCCGCGGCCTGGAACTGGTCGACGGACTCGCGGACCGCTGGGGCTGGAACCCCGAGGGTGTCGGCAAGAGCATCTGGTGCGAGGTGGACCGCTGTACGTCCGCCGCGAAGGCCCCGGCGGCGTACGTGACCTATCAGGGCTTCGCCTACGAGGCGTACGAGGCCGTCTGACGCGTACGCGATTCGTGCATGTATGCACGGATCGCGGCTCTCCGGCGGTGGGCCGGGCCGAATGCGCCGGGTCGTGCTTCTCTGCGCGCCGTCACAAAGGGCCCATAAGTGATAATCCCCCGAACGGGTGTTGACGTGACGTGTCCGTTTGATCACGCTTATGGACAGCGATGCGCCGCGAGGGGACGGCGAGGGTTCCGGTGACGGGAACCCTCGGCGAGTGCGGATCGTGATTCGGCGTCGGCTCCTTCGGGGTCCCAAGGGGCAGGGCGGCTGCGCCGGAGCCGGATGGCGGCGCGCGTTGCCGTGCTCGGGGCGAGCAGTGACGCGCCGCCAGTCGACTCCTTCCGTCGCCTTCCGCTGATTTCCTCCGGTTCCTTCTGTGCGTCCCCGTGCCCCTGCGCCTCCAGGTGTCCCTGTGGTGCCTACAGCAGGGCGACGGGGGCGACCGGTGTGCCCGTACCGCCCACGAAGGGTTCGGGCATCGCCGACAGCAGGAAGGAGTAGCGGCCTTCTTCTCCACAGGCTGTGGACAACTCTTCGAGATTCCAGTTCTGGCCCTGCAGCATCCCCATCTCGACCAGGTCGAGCGCGTGCACGGGCAGCCAGAGGTCCTCGATCTCGGGAGGGAAGATCTCGAAGGTGAGGGTGTCGTTCGCGACGGCCGCGACCTCACGCGCGTGGAACCACTCCGGCGTGTGGACGGACAGTCCCGGCGACGGATATCCGTACCCGTGCTTGTCGCCCGCCAGATAGACCTGGATCTGACCGGTGCGTACGAGCACGATGTCCCCCGCCCGCACCCGGGTGCCGGCCAGCTCCTCGGCGGCGTCCAGGTCCTCGGGGGTCACCGCGTGCCCGCCGTCGAGGCGGCCGACGCCCCGGGCGCGGGCGACGTCCAGCAGTACGCCCCGCGAGACGATGTGCCGGGGCTTGTCGATGCCGCCGAACGCTGCGCCGCCGTGCGGGGTGATCGTGCCGGCCGGGCGGCCGTTGTAGAGCATCCCCGAGTGCGAGACGTGCGTCAGCGCGTCCCAGTGGGTCGCCGCCTGCAGTCCCAGGGTCACGGCGTCGTCGCTGCACGCGACGGTGCCGGGGCCGAAGATCTCCTGGTTGATCTGCACCATGACGTGCAGCGGATTGACCCGCCCGGGGATCATGCCGGTCTGCACCCCGTCCTGCTCGAGGGGGAGTGCGAGGGGGACGCGGCGGCCCGAGCGGACGCCCGCCGCGGCCCGGCGCACCACCTCGTCGGTGATGAGGTTCAGGGTCCCGATCTCGTCGTCGGCACCCCAACGGCCCCAGTTGTTCACGCGCTTGGCGATCTCGTGGAAGGCCGGGTGGAGCGTCGGCAGTGACATGAGTCCTCCCCGAGGGCTTGTCTCCGGGTATCTGACGGGTCGTAGAATCCAGTTGAATCTAACGGACCGTCAGAAACTGCGGGAAGGGGCCGGACGTGGGGAACTTCTTGGCGGGCCAGGTCGTCGCCGTGACGGGGGCGGGCCGGGGCATCGGCCGCGCCGTCGCGCTCGCCGCGGCCGGGGAAGGGGCGCGCGTCGTCGTCAACGACTACGGGGTGTCTGTCGAGGGCGCCGAGCCCACGAGTTCGGTCGCCGACGCCGTGGTCAAGGAGATCGAGGCGGCAGGCGGGGAAGCCGTCGCGGTGGCCGACGACATCTCCACGATGGCGGGCGGACAGCACGTCGTCGACACGGCGCTGACGGCGTACGGGCGGATCGACGGAGTCGTGTGCGTGGCCGGCATCCTGCGCGAGCGGATGCTGTTCAACATGTCCGAGCAGGAGTGGGACTCGGTCGTGGCCACCCATCTGAAGGGCACGTTCACGGTCTTCCGGGCGGCCTCGGCCGTCATGCGCGCACAGGGCTCGGGAACGCTCATCGGTTTCACCAGCGGCAATCACCAGGGTTCCGTGGCGCAGGCCAACTACAGCGCGGCCAAGGGCGGGATCATCTCGCTGGTCCGCAGCGCGGCACTCGGCCTGCACAAGTACGGGGTGACGGCGAACGCGGTCGCTCCGGTCGCCCGTACCCGCATGTCCGCGGGCGTCCCCATGGAACTGGCGGAGATCGGCGAACCGGAGGACGTCGCCGCGCTGGTGGTCTACCTGCTGTCGGACCGCGCCCGGCGGGAACGGATCACCGGGCAGGTGTACACGATCGCCGGGCCGAAGATCGCGGTGTGGGCGCAGCCGCGGGAACTGCGGGCCGGGTACGCGGAGGGCGCCTGGACCCCGGAGCGGATCGCGGACTTCCTGCCGGGCACGGTGGGGGTGGATCCGATGCCACTGCTGGAGCGGGTGGAGGCGATGGCGCGGGCGGCGGCGGAGAAGGCGCGGCCGAACGCGTGAGGGTGCCGTGGTGCCGGCCGAGTGGGAGGACGACACATGGAGTTCGGATTCGACGCCGAGGACGAGGTCTTCCGGCGTACGGCACGGGACTGGCTTGCGGCGCACCATACGGGAGACCCGGGCCGCCGGGACTGGGAACGGGAGCTCGGACGGGACGGCTGGATCGGCCTCGGATGGCCGGAGGACGGGTACGGGAACCGGCGCGCGACCCTGACCCAGCAGGTCGTCTGGGCCGAGGAGTACGCCCGTTCGGGGGCCCCCGCGCGCTCGGGTCACATCGGCGAGAAACTCCTCGCCCCCACCCTCATCGGCCATGGCACGGCTGAGCAGAAGGCCCGCTTCCTGCCCCCGATCGCCCGCGGCGAGGAACTCTGGTGCCAGGGCTACAGCGAGCCCGGTGCGGGCTCCGACCTCGCGGGCATCACGACGACCGCCGTACCGGAGGAGGGTTCCGCGGCCGCCCGGACGTACCGCGTCAGCGGCCAGAAGATCTGGACCTCGCTCGCCCACGAGGCGGACTGGTGCTTCGTCCTGGCCCGCACCCGGCCGGACGCGCAGCGCCACCACGGCCTGTCCCTGCTCCTCGTCCCGATGGACCAGCCGGGCCGCGTCGAGGTCCGGCCGATCCGCCAGCTCACCGGCACCAGCGAGTTCAACGAGGTCTTCTTCGACGGGGCGCGGGCGCGGGCCGAGCATGTCGTCGGCGGCGAGGGCAACGGCTGGCGGGTGGCCATGAGCCTGCTCGGACACGAGCGCGGCGTCTCGACACTCGCCCAGCAGGTCGGCTTCGCCGCGGAGCTGCGACGTGTCGTCGAGACGGCCGTCTCGACGGGCGCGGCCGACGATCCGGTCGTCCGCGACGGTCTGGTGCGGCTGTGGGCGGAACTGCGCACCATGCGCTGGAACGCCCTGCGGACACTGGGCGGTTCGGGCGACGTGGGCGCGCCGAGCGTCGCCAAGCTGCTGTGGGGAGGCTGGCACCAGCGGCTCGGTGACCTCGCGGTGCGGGTACGGGGAGCTGAGGCGTCGACCGGCCCACTGGACTGGTCGGCCGCGGCGCCGTACGAACTCGACCCACTCCAGCACCTGTTCCTGTTCAGCCGGGCCGACACCATCTACGGCGGCTCGGACGAGATCCAGCGCACGATCATCGCCGAGCGCGTGCTCGGTCTGCCGAAGGAACCCAGGGGATAGCCCCGGGGACGAGAGGGGAGCCGGTGCGATGCGAGGCGTGATCTTCGACGGCAAGCAGACCCAGGTCGTGGACGACCTGGAGGTACGCGATCCGGGACCCGGCGAGGTGCGGGTCGCCGTCGCCGCGGCCGGACTCTGCCACAGCGACCTCTCGGTGGTGGACGGGACCATACCGTTCCCCGTTCCGGTGGTGCTGGGCCACGAGGGTGCCGGGGTCGTCGAGTCGGTGGGCGCGGGCGTCACCCACGTCCGGCCCGGAGACCATGTCGCGCTGTCGACACTCGCCAACTGCGGCGCGTGCGCGGAGTGCGACCGGGGACGGCCGACGATGTGCCGCAAGGCGATCGGCATGCCCGGACAGCCGTTCGAGCGGGGCGGGCGACCGCTGTACCAGTTCGCCTCCAACTCGGCCTTCGCGGAACGGACGGTGGTGAAGGCCGTCCAGGCCGTCCGGATCCCGGGGGACATCCCGCTGCCGTCCGCCGCGCTGATCGGCTGCGGGGTGCTGACGGGCGTGGGCGCCGTACTGAACCGCGCGCGGGTGGACCACGGCGAGAGCGTCCTCGTGATCGGCACGGGCGGCATCGGGCTCAACGTGATCCAGGGGGCGCGGATCGCGGGCGCCCTGAAGATCGTCGCGGTCGACTCCAACCCGGCCAAGGAGACGGTGGCCCGCCGGTTCGGCGCCACCCACTTCCTCACCTCCACCGAGGCCGTCCGGGAGATCCTCCCCACGGGCGCGGACCACGCCTTCGAGTGCGTCGGCCGGGTCGAACTCATCCGCCAGGCGATCGACCTGCTGGACCGCCACGGCCAGGCGGTGCTCCTCGGCGTACCGCCCGCCACCGCCGAGGCGTCCTTCCTCGTCTCCGCGATGTACCTGGACAAGTCGATCCTCGGCTGCCGCTACGGTTCGTCGCGACCGCAGCGCGACATCGCCCGCTACGCGGACCTCTACCGCGAGGGCCGCCTGCTGCTCGACGAACTGGTCACCAGGACCTACCCGGTGGAGGAGTTCGACAAGGCGGCGCACGACGCGCACGAGGGGAGGGTGGCTCGGGCGGTACTGACGTTCTAGGGAGCGCTGAGGCGGTTGCCGAGGCGACTGCCGGTGCGGTTGCCGGTGCGGTTGTCGGGGCGGTTGTCCACAGGCCGGGGAAATCCGCTGGGGCGGTGTCGGTGCGGTCCCCTAACGTCGTCGCATGAGCTACCGAGACCTCGCCTCCCGACAGGCCCTGGCCTGGGCCGTCGTGGCCGTCGGCGCCCGGATGCCGGTCGCCATGGCGCCGCTGGCCCTGGTCTTCCTGGTCCGTGAGCGCCCCGGTGGCTACACCCTCGGCGCGGCCCTGGCCGCGGCGTACGTGATCGGTGAGATCGTCGCCGCTCCCGTCCTCGGCACCCGCATGCGTCCGCACCGCGCCCGCCGCCAACTGGCCCTGGGCCTCTCGGCCGGCGCCCTCGGTTTCACGGGCCTGGGCGCGTTCCCGCACGCGCACCCGGCGGTCCTCGCCGCCTGCGCCGCTCTGGCCGGCGCCGCCCCCGCCGCGGCCCCCGGCGGCCTCCGCGCCCTGCTGACCGGCCTCGTCCCGAAGCGGGCCGTAGCCCAGGCACTGTCCGCGGAGTCGATGCTGACCTTCGGCATATGGTCGCTGACCCCGGCGGTGGTCACCGGCCTCGCGCTGGAAGCCGCCCCCAGGGTCCCGCTGCTGCTCGCCGCCGCCCTGATGGCCTCGTCCGTCCCGGGCCTGTGGACGCTGCCCGCGGGCTGGGACGCGGACGAGACGGACCGCGCGGGAGAGTCGATGCCCCGCATCCTGGCCAGGGCCTGGCCCGCGTACGTCATGGGCGCCGCCGGCCTCTCCCTGCTCGCCCTGGCCGAGCTCGTGCTGCCCGCCCTTCTGGAGCAGCGCGGCGCGGGCGTCGGGTGGGCGGGCCCGCTGCTCACAGGGCTGTCGCTGGGCGCGGCGGTGGGCGCTTTCCTGTACGGGCTGCGCTCCTGGCCGGGCCGGCTGAGCACCCGGAGCACGGTGCTGACCTGCGGTATGGCGGCGTGCCTCGCGCTGGTCGCGCTGATACCCGACCTCGCCTGGATGGCCTGCGCCCTGGTGTTCGCGGGTGTCCTGCAGGCGGGCGCGATGCTCACCCGCAATCTGTCGCTGCGCGAGATGCTCCCGCCGAGCGCGCTGGCGGCGGGATACTCGGTGATGTACGCGGCGGTGGGCGCGGGGTACGCGGCGACGGGCTCACTGGCGGGCGCCCTGCTCCCCTTCGTCGCCCCCTCGACCGCGATCCTCGCCGGCGTCGGCCTCACCCTGCTGCTCACGCTCGTGGGCGCGTGGGGCGAACGCGACCGCACGGCGAGCGCCGGGGACCGCTCAGCCGGCGCCGACCCGGGAGCCGCCGGACCGGGTGCCACCGACTCGGGTGCCACGGGGCGGGGTGCCGGCGGGCGGGGTGGCTCGGGGCGGGAGGTCCGCGAGGGGGCTGTCCGCGACGGTGCCGTCCGCGGGCCGGAGGTCCGTGAGGGGGTGGCCGGCATCCCCGTCCAGCCCGCCGCCCGTGACCTCCCGGTTGGAGGAACGGAAGGTACGGCGGTACGTGGTGGGGGTGACCCCGAGCACCGCCTGTAGGTGCTGCCGCATCGACTGGGCCGTGCCGAAGCCGGCGTCCCGCGCCACCTGGTCGACGGACAGATCGCTGGACTCCAGCAGCTGCCGGGCCCGTTCGACGCGTTGCAGGGTGAGCCACTGTCCGGGGCTGACGCCGACCTCCTCGCGGAAACGGCGCGTGAAGGTGCGCACGGACATGGACTCCTGCCCGGCCATGTCGCGCAGCTGGATCGGCTCACCGAGGCGGTCGAGCGCCCAGGCACGGGCCGCGGTCGTGGTGGCCGCCTGCGGTTCGGGGACGGGCCTTTGGACGTACTGCGCCTGACCGCCGTCGCGGTGCGGCGGTACGACGGTCCGGCGGGCCACGTCGTTGGCGACGGCCGTCCCGTGGTCCCGGCGGACGATATGGAGGCACAGGTCGATTCCGGCGGCGACGCCCGCGGAGGTGAGGACGTCCCCGTCGTCGACGAAGAGCACGTCGGCGTCGACCCTGACCTTGGGGAAGAGCCGCTGGAAGTGCTCGGCGTGGGACCAGTGGGTGGTGGCGGGGCGGCCGTCGAGGTACCCGGCGGCGGCGAGGACGTATCCACCGGTGCAGATGGAGACGAGCCGGGTGCCGGGGCGGATGTGGGCGAGGGCGGCGGCCAGTTCGGGGGTCAGGGCGCCCTCCTCGTGGACCGGGCCGAGTTCGTAGGAGGCGGGGACGACGACGGTGTCGGCGGTGGCGAGTGCCTCCGGCCCGTTGGCGACGAGGACGGCGAAGTCGGCGTCGGTGGCGACGGGGCCCGGCGCCCGGACCGAGCAGGTGACGACCTCGTACAGGGAGCGTCCCCCGGCGTCCCGTGACTTGCCGAAGATCCGCTGGGGGATGCCGAGTTCGAAGGGCAGCAGCCCGTCGAGAGCGAGCACGACGACGCGGTGGCGGCGGAACGTACTC includes:
- a CDS encoding EF-hand domain-containing protein, with translation MVSTEYERRIAARFAGFDQDGNGYIDREDFNAAAKSVLAEFGTAARSDKGQALYVGAEAFWQGMAGIADRDGDQRINRDEFVNGAVKRLRDNPDRFGEIARPFLHAALAVADTDGDGAATVEDAERVLRALGVSDEIAALAAGALDTDADGRIGESEVVTAFARYFTVPE
- a CDS encoding class I adenylate-forming enzyme family protein — encoded protein: MNDTAHALGASRTLWELVDRRADLTPDRPVLLQGDRSLSFGALRERAERVAAGLYDRGVRPGTVVAWQLPTRIETAVLSFALARLGAVQSPVIPFYRDREVGFALRESRAEYFAVPGEWRDFDHTAMARRLGAKGVFEAYGVLPDGDPGVLPPPPADGTSVRWIYWTSGTTSDPKGVLHTDRSLIAGGSCLAHALRLSAGDVGSMAFPYAHIAGPDYTVMLLLYGFPAVMFEHFALPAALEDYRAHGVTVAGGSTAFYSMFLAEQRKRPGRPVIPTLRLLAGGGAPKPPEVYHRVVREMGVQLTHGYGMTEVPMITMGAPDDTAENLATTEGRPPEGMEIKIVDGEVRLRGEAVCQGYLDPAQTAEAFDADGFLITGDVGHLTDSGHLVLTGRLKDVIIRKGENISAKEIEDLLHRHPAVGDVAVIGLPDADRGERVCAVVEQPAGAAALTLAAAVAYLRAEGLSVHKLPEQLEVVEALPRNETLRKVLKYRLRERFSGPAGSAEATPAP
- a CDS encoding amidohydrolase family protein is translated as MTELPRIVSVDDHVIEPAHLFETWLPAKYRDRGPKPLTAGIGELAYVGGKYRITMDPDGPPTDWWIYEDLKFPYKRNIAAVGFDRDEMTLEGITRAEMRPGCWDPAERLKDMDLNHVEASLCFPTFPRFCGQTFAEAHDKEVALACVRAYNDWMVEEWCGDSGGRLIPLCLIPLWDIDLAVVEIRRNAARGVRAVTFSEIPTHLGLPSIHSGHWDPFFAICQETGTVVNMHIGSSSQMPAASPDAPPAVQASLSFNNAMASMMDFLFSGVLVKFPRLKLAYSEGQMGWIPYALERADDVWEEHRAWGGVKDLVPEPPSTYYYRQIFCCFFRDKHGVASLDVVGRDNATFETDYPHVDSTFPHTKEVALDHVKGLDDETVHKLMRGNAIRMLDLDLDR
- a CDS encoding acyl-CoA dehydrogenase, with translation MDLTYTAEEEEFRAGLREWLAKALPALPPKPSPDDWPGRRAYDLGWQRTLYDAGYAGLHWPLDAGGRGATPVQHLIYLEETEKAGAPYVGANFVGLLHAGPTIAAEGTAGQRARWLPPVLRGEEVWCQGFSEPDAGSDLAALRTRAWRDGDDYVVSGSKIWTSHAEVADWCELLVRTDPAAPKHRGISWLAMPMDAPGITVRPLRTLAGPAEFAEVFLDEVRIPVAHRVGAENDGWRVTMVTLSYERGTAFVGEVVACRRVLGELAHAARGNGRWDDPVLRRWLGRLNAEFRALWRLTQWNVSEAGRTGGVPGVGGSVFKLRYSHARQELYDAAAEVLGPEALDLDREWTRDRLMSLSYTIAAGTSQIQRNIVAERILGLPKGR
- a CDS encoding acyl-CoA dehydrogenase family protein encodes the protein MDFQLTEDQRALRDGVRALLAGRFGPEPLRAAVARGGRGLDRALWRELGEAGFFSLRLPEADGGAGLGLPEAVLAFEEAGRVLLPGPLVATHLAAGEVPGAATGETVVTAVYGGLVEWLDESDAVRDGAWGPAAGGAADAVPLTSVDPLTPLHRVPGNLPTGPTGRAGPAGRAGPVGSPAPTGPPRPPDPLVTLLTAAEQLGNAARTCETAVQHARTREQFGQPIGAFQAVKHLCAQMLVRVELARAAVYAAAVTADPMDIAAARLLADDAAVRGARDCLQVHGGMGFTWESDVHLYLKRAWVRTRRGGTVTESEELLAADLLAGAGR
- a CDS encoding ATP-binding protein; translated protein: MQVLQVQLEIRPDPAEVGRARRWARSRLAGSGIETDEPLAETLILLVSELVTNAVVHTGCPAVLRLSLPGVPGESLGTVRLEVADSSDCPPRPRHAEGDETNGRGLELVDGLADRWGWNPEGVGKSIWCEVDRCTSAAKAPAAYVTYQGFAYEAYEAV